GGAACTTGTGAGGCGTTAACGATTGAAGAGAACATGGCACTAGCGTATAAACGCGGTGGTAAACGTGGACTCAACTTTGCTCTAAACCCAAATAACCGTGATTTGTTTAAAGAAAAGCTGTCGGTACTAAAGCTTGGCTTAGAGAGTCGTTTGACAGACCGCATGGGCTTGTTATCCGGTGGTCAGCGCCAAGCGGTTAGCCTATTGATGGCATCATTACAGCCTTCTAAGATTCTTCTGCTTGATGAGCACACTGCCGCCCTTGACCCTAAGACTGCGGCTTTTGTTTTAGAATTGACTGATAAAATCGTTACTGACAATCAGCTGACAACAATGATGGTTACTCACTCGATGCAACAGGCTTTAGCTCATGGCACCAGAACCGTGATGCTACATCAGGGTCAAGTGGTATTAGATGTGGCTGGTGATAAACGTCAAGGCATGACTGTGCATGATTTACTCGATATGTTTGAGCAAACGCGCGGCGAGAAAGTTGATGATGACAGCTTGATATTAAGCTAACCGATCCTAATTAAGAATCTAACAACACCAGCTTTTGAATCAGCTCACTGACATGCTGTGCTTGCATTTTTTTCATCACCTGCGAGCGATGCACTTCAATTGTACGCATAGATACGTCCAAATGATCAGCGATATTTTTATTCAGATTGCCTTGCATCAGCTCATTGGCGACTTGTTTTTCTTTCTCCGTTAATTGCGCATAAAGTGTGCGTATATAATAAAGCTTAGCACGTTTGAGCGTTAAGGCTTGCGCGTGCTGAATGGCCTCTTGTAAGCGCTGACTACCGATAGGTTTTTCTAAATAATCTACCGCGCCCTTTTTTAACATGGCGACGGCATCAGCAATTTCACCATTACCGGTCAGAGCAATCAATGCGATAGGACTCTGCTGCTTATTCAGATGAATTTGTAATGCCTGACCGCTCATATCAGGCATCATCAAATCACTGATCACTACTGCTGGCGCATAAATATCGACTTGCTGCAAAAACCTCAACGCACCGTCCCACGTTTGGGTCGATAAGCCTAAGCTGCTGATCAAAAATGCACACGAATGACGCACACTTTCTTCATCATCAATGATATGAATGACAGGCGGCTCATTTAAGTGGTTAGAAGAAGACATACCCTACCTTAAGATGAAAGAGGTTGGTAAATAAAAAGAAACTTGCGCACCCATTTTATGTGCCAGTGAATAGCTTTTATTAGCTTGAGTGATATGACTTTTACTCACAACCGACGGTTTTAAATACTGCTGATAATGACGATGAGTCATTTGTACATTAGCAAGCTCATCCTCCGCATTGACATTACCAATAGTCATTTTACCATTCAGTGATTTACATAGGCACTGACATATCATCAAGCCCAACCCCAGACCATCTGGCTTTGTGGAGCGAATAGCATGTTGATGATTTAAATAAGGCTGCGACTCATTTTTTATGTTATTTTTAATGAGCTGCGCCTCATTAAAGCCACCGGCATCGTCAGTGACACGCAGTACCAACCACTCGTCTCCTTGGTACTCTTCTATCTCACAGCGCAGCATAATGATGGTTGCGCCTTGCTGCTGCGCATTCAATAGACTGTTTATCAATAACTGATCCAATAACAAATTTGGTAATTGTAAGTACTGATAGTCGCTGGCAAACCAAAAACGAGTGTCTGCGCCTTTGTCACCGAGTAACAATACGCACTGCTCATGAGTTGCCGTAATATCAACGCTCACTTCATTGGGTTGTGCCCGTCCCGCCCAATGCCTGATATTTTTGATAACAGCAGCAGCACGCTCTGTCTCATTGACGATTTGCTGTAAAGCGGTCTCAACACTTTTTTGCTCTATCGCCTCTTTATTTACTTTGTTATTTTGACTGCGAATCAATAGCCCTTGAGCATAATTTTGAATGGTCGCAAGCGGCTGGTTTATTTCATGAGCGATGGCACCGCTCATCTCACCTATCACAGCAAATCGCTCCGTTTGCCGAAGTTGCTGATCATAATCCCGAATAAGGCGGTTTTGAGAGTCTATTTGTTGCCGGCGCCGCCAAGCTAGCCAGCTCATCCAGCCATAGTTGATCGTTGATATTAATACCACAAAAACAATGATACTCATCCACCATCGGTGCGATTTTATCCAATCAAATAGATGCGTACCCAGCGATTTTTGCGCAGGATGTTGCCCCATCTCATACAAGATACGTTCAGCATCGCTGTTGGATTCAGGTGTCAGCCAGCGCAGGTTTGCCGCTTCATCAAACTCAAGAGCAGAACTATGGTCAGTGTCTTGTGAGCCTGTGCTAAATAAATACTGATTAATCTGCTCAGTTAAGGCGGCAGGTGCTTCACGGGTAGCAGCAAGCGTCCAATTGGGATAAATCTTGGTCGAGGACTGGCAGTTAGAATCTGTCGTGACTGGATTAATCAGTCGATATTGTGATTGCTCAATCTTACCTTGAGCTGCCATCTCTTCCATCAGACATAAGGGAGCGATTGCTGCCTCTACTGCGCCGCTTGCCAGCGTACTCAGCGTCAGCTCAATCGGATAGTCAACAAACTGCGTCCTATAATCACTTGGCGGCACCCCGTTTTTTTGTAATAAATGGGCGACCAATAAATAACCAGCAAAAGCATCCGGATTGACCGCCGCTATTTTGCGCTGTGATAAATCTTGTAATTGGTAAATATCACTATCCACCCTGACCCACAAGGCACTGGCAATCTGCTCCATCGCATTAGGCTGATTTATCGCTTTGTCAGCTTTATCTTGTTTACTCAGCACACGCTCGTTTTCCAATTGCTTATATAGCTTATATTGAGCATCGGTTTTAAAGTCAGATTGTTTAACAGTAGATATTTTAAATTCATCTGACTTTTTGTTTGGTGTATTCGCTTGCAAGGTTGCAAGCCATCGCCAACCTGCGGTATCCATTTTAATAAACTGTATTTGTGGACCTAACACAAAGGCGAACTGCGGCACCTCTATTTGCTGTTGCCAATTTTCCAACGCCAGTGGTACCAGCACGACGGTATCTTCTTTTAGATGTTTATTAAGCCCATCCAACCAAGGCTGCCAACGTTGTTGTGCGGCAGTCTCTCCTTGTGGTGCGAGCACACCCAAATAGTAAATTTGCGCATTTGCTTGATAAGCCGACAGTAGAAAAATAAGCAACATCACTGTCACTGTCACTGTCACTGTCACTGTCATAACCGTAGTTTTTAGCTGCGCTCTAAAACATTTCACCAATGGTTGATGAGCCGCCCATATCTGCATCGATCGTAAAACCTTATAATAAATGTGGTTTTCCACAATATTACCACATTACACTTCACTCTATACTATGTAACAAGACTGTATCATAATCAAACGATGTTTTTATAATCATTGAGCTCAGTGATCGGGATAGATTACGAATCGCGTTGTGACTACCTATTAGCTACTTATTACAGATACAACCATAAATTATCAAAACATACCTCATTTTACTATGGAGGGCGCGCTTGTGAAAAAGTGGCCATTAATCATTGTTATTACAGCGGTCATCGGACTGGCTATGGCATTTATCATTGGGCAGCTATTGCCTAATATGCGTACTACCAACAGTGACCTTGCGGTCAACATTACCGATCCTGCTTTAATCAAGCAAGGTGCTTATGTAGCACGGACTGCCGACTGCGTTGCGTGCCATACGACCCTTGGTGGTAAAGAATATGCTGGTGGTTTGCCGATGCTAACACCACTTGGCGCGATTTATTCAACCAATATTACTCCTGATAAAGCCACAGGAATTGGCAACTACACCTTTAATGAATTCAAAAATGCTGTCAAGCATGGCGTCCGTAGTGACAATAGCGCCCTATATCCTGCGATGCCCTATCCGTCTTATCAAATTATGCCTGACGATGACATGGCAGCGATGTATGCCTTTTTTATGTCAGAAGTCAAAGCCGTCAATCAGCCCAACCTTAAAAGCGAGTTACCACCGATTGCCAACTGGCGCTGGCCTCTGGCTTATTGGCAAGTATTGTTTGACCGTAAGCGTGATTTTGTCTCAGAAACCGATGATGCGGTTATCGCTCGTGGTCAGTATCTCGTCGAAGGTCCTGGGCACTGCGGCTCATGTCATACCGAGCGCGGTATTGGTTTTCAAGAAATAGCCTTAAGTAATGCCGACTCAAACGAATATTTAAGCGGCGCCATCATTGATGGCTGGCGCGCCAAAAGTATTCGTGGTGAGCATCGCGGCTTAGGTACATGGACGATTGCTGAGCTAAACGACTTCTTTAAAACAGGTCGTACCGATACCACTGCCGCTTTTGGCGCGATGGCTGAAGTTGTCGAGCACAGCACTCAGTATATGACTGACGCCGACTTAAACGCCATGTCATCCTATCTAAAAACCCTAACCCCTGCTCCCAATAAGGAAGTGACGCTCCCTGAGAAAAAAGACATTACCACTGAAAAATTATTAGCCGGCAACTACGACTCACGTGGTGCACTCCTTTATGTTGAATATTGTACCGTCTGTCACCGTGCTGATGGTAAAGGGGTACCGCGTATCTTCCCCGCACTTGATGGCAACAGCGCCGTTTATGCCCGTAATGCTGACTCTGTATTGCAAATCACCTTGGGTGGTGGACGTATGCCAAAAACACCGCATGACCGTATGGCATTTACCATGCCTGAATTTACCAACCTAGCTGACGCCGATATTGCAGAAGTGGTCAACTATGTCCGTAATAGTTGGACCAACCAAGCGCCTGAAATTACGGTTAATGATGTGGTAAAAATGCGCGCCTTTCTTGCCAAAAAGCCAAAAACTGGCACAGATATCGCGCCAGACCTGAGTGTTAAAGACCTTGATGCTGCTGCAAAAGGAGCCAAATAATGAACCATTTATCCGATACTAATAGTATTGCCCCGCGCAGACTTTCTATCTCGGTATTCACTGCCGTTGCATGCGCTGTCGCTATCAGTGGCTGCTCACAGCCAGAGCCTGCTGAGCGTAACCCAGTTGAGTACAAACTGGTCACAACCGATGATGCTAATAAAGATATTGGCTCTTATGTGTTACCACAAGACACCTCTATCTTAGATGAGCCAAATGCTGAGAAAATCATCTACGGCAAACGCTTGTTAAACGAAACCAAACGTCTATTGCCAGACAATGTTGGCGCTCAGATGAACTGTAATAGCTGTCATATCGCCCAAGGCAAAATCCCACTTGGTGACCCGTATATCAACAGTCATAATTTCTACCCACGCGTGATGCCTCGATCCGGTAAAGAGGTGGATTTGACCATGCGGATCAATGGCTGTTTTCAGCGCTCGATGAACGGCAAACCCTTGAAACCTGAGTCAGACGAGATGCTTGCTATCTTGGCTTATATGGAATGGTTGTCACAAAACACACCCAAGACCCAAAAAGTGAATATCGATAATACCGGTAAAGTAGACGAATCACTGATACCTGACCCTGTACAGGGTGAAAAGATTTATTATGCTCAGTGTGCGACCTGTCATGGAGACAATGGTGAAGGCATCAAAGACAGTCGTGGCGATATCATCTTTCCACCGCTATGGGGTGATGAGTCTTTTAATATTGGCGCAGGTTTGGCACGTACCTATAAAGCCGCTGCTTTTGTTAAATACAATATGCCGATAGGTATCCAAACTCAAGGTTTATGGGGTCATGGTAATGTATTGAGCGACCAAGACGCCGTCGATGTTGCAGAATTCTTCACCCACAAACCACGCCCTGATTTTGCTAAGAAAAATGGTGATTGGCCAACCGCTCCAAAACCAAAAGATGCACGTTATTAAACGTTGCCTATAGTCTAGTAACCTCCCTCTACCAAAAAACCTCAAGCGATTAATAAGCTTGAGGTTTTTTTATTGTCTACGTGTTCATTTATGCAGAAGTAATGCTACTATTAAGTGCCTACTGCCTATTCTGTAGACATCATTTATTATTCTTTGCTTATCGTCATTTATCTATAAGGTCTGTCATGCGCAAAATTCCTGTTTATACGCACCCTGCAGCCGGTTGGCCTGCACTGATTGCTTCTACTCGTAAGCTGATGGATTACAGTGCCTTTTTGCGAGGCAGTTTGAGTGTATTAAGTAGCAATCAACCCAAAGGCGGGTTTGATTGTCCGGGCTGTGCATGGCCAGATCATAAATCACATAAAGCACTTGATGTCTGTGAGACTGGTATCAAAGTCATCGCCAGTGAAGCTATGTCTACGCGTGCCGATGCTCAGTTTTTTGCTAAGCATACGGTTAAAGAACTGCAAGGCTGGTCGGGGTATGAGCTTGAGCACATCGGCCGATTATCAGAGCCACTATATTACGATGCAGCGCAAGATCATTATATCCCTATCTCTTGGCAGGACGCTTACGCCCGTATCGCTAAGCAATTACAGAAGCTTGATTCACCAGATGAGGCATTATTTTATACCTCAGGGCGCATTACTAATGAGCCCGCCTTTATGTTTCAGTTGTTTGTACGTTGCTTTGGCACCAATAACTTACCTGATTGCTCAAATATGTGCCACGAGCCCACCTCAGTGATGCTCGGTAAGCAGTTGGGCATCGGCAAGGCGACTGTCGTATTAGAAGACTTTGAGCAGGCCAAACTCATTATAATGTTCGGACAAAACCCAGCTACTAATCATCCTCGTATGCTGGAGATGCTCGCCCATGCGCACAAGCAAGGGTGTCGAATTCTTTCTGTCAATCCTATGCGAGAGCAAGGTTTAAAAGCTTTCAGAAATCCGCAAAAGCCGTCACATATGGTGGCAGGAAAGAGTGACGCCGTCGTTGATGACGTGATTCAAATCCAAATTGGTGGCGATGCCGCGCTACTGACTGGTATGGCAAAATGGCTCACCAAAAATAATAAAATGAACACAGATTTTATTGAGCAACATACCTCAGGACTTGAGGCACTAGATACTTGGTTACGCCAGCAGTCTTGGGCGGATGTCGAACGCGGCTGTGGTATTAGTAAGGAAGAAATCATCAATCTCGCCCGCCTCGTTGCAGACAGTCCAGCGACGATTTGTACTTGGGGTATGGGCATCACCCAGCACGTTCAGGGCGATGACAATGTCGCTATGATTACCAATCTGCTGTTATTAATGGGTATGATTGGTATCGATGGTGCAGGCGCGTCGCCAGTTCGTGGGCACTCCAACGTGCAAGGCGATCGGACGATGGGTATCCATGAGCGTCCCAAGCAAAGCTTGCTTGACAGCCTTGAGCGTGTATTTGAGCGTCCAATGCCACAAGAGGACGGCCTCGATGTGATTGCAGGGGCAAAAGCGATGATAGACGGCAAGATCAAAGCCTTTGTGAGCATGGGTGGTAACTATGCGGTTGCTGCGCCTGATTCAAGTGCCATTCAACAAGCATTAACTAATAATCAGCTTAATATTTTTGTCGCTACTAAGCTCAATGAGACGATGCTTTATCCAGGCGTGGACAATCTAATTTTACCGTGTGTGGGTCGCACGGAGCGCTTAATTACGGCCAAAGGTGAGCAGTTTGCGACAATTGAGGATTCCATGTGTCAAATCGTCGCTACTCAGGGTCGCCTTGATCCAATTAGCAATACCCTAAAATCTGAAGCGCAAATTATCGCAGATATTGCCACGCAGTTGTTTGGGGCTGAGTCGTCGATACCTTGGCAAGCTATGGCTGAGGATTTCAACGTTACTCGTGATTATATTGCTCAAGCCATTGAAGGCTTTGAGGACTTTAACCAGCGTATTCGTGCCGCTGATCGTGGCTTCCATTTGTATCACCCTGCCCGTCATCGTCAATGGAATACTGAAAGTGGTAAAGCACAGTTTGAAGTGCCAAAATATCCGATTACTTATGTTGCAAGCCAAATGACAGAGAGAACCGCAAAATTTGCGGCAGATTCAAAGCAGAAAATCGATATTAATAGTGATATCAATAATGCTCAAAATAATTCTACATCTAACTCACAAAACAATACTCAAGCTAGTGAACAAGCGGTTTGGCAATTAACCAGCGTCCGTAGTCATGATCAGTTTAATACGATGATATTTGGCTTTCAAGACCGCTACCGCCAAACCGATCGCCGTGATGTATTGTTTATGCATCCTGATGAGATGAGCCGCTTGGGTTGGCAAAAAGGTGATACCGTTATGGTCTCGCGTCAAGACAGTAAAGATCAG
This window of the Psychrobacter arcticus 273-4 genome carries:
- a CDS encoding ABC transporter ATP-binding protein, coding for MMQATDLRLTFNPGTPIENPALRGINLNIADGEFVTVIGTNGAGKSTFLNAVSGTTRVDSGSILLNGIDVTKKTAHQRAHWVARVFQDPMAGTCEALTIEENMALAYKRGGKRGLNFALNPNNRDLFKEKLSVLKLGLESRLTDRMGLLSGGQRQAVSLLMASLQPSKILLLDEHTAALDPKTAAFVLELTDKIVTDNQLTTMMVTHSMQQALAHGTRTVMLHQGQVVLDVAGDKRQGMTVHDLLDMFEQTRGEKVDDDSLILS
- a CDS encoding response regulator transcription factor gives rise to the protein MSSSNHLNEPPVIHIIDDEESVRHSCAFLISSLGLSTQTWDGALRFLQQVDIYAPAVVISDLMMPDMSGQALQIHLNKQQSPIALIALTGNGEIADAVAMLKKGAVDYLEKPIGSQRLQEAIQHAQALTLKRAKLYYIRTLYAQLTEKEKQVANELMQGNLNKNIADHLDVSMRTIEVHRSQVMKKMQAQHVSELIQKLVLLDS
- a CDS encoding sensor histidine kinase → MTVTVTVTVTVMLLIFLLSAYQANAQIYYLGVLAPQGETAAQQRWQPWLDGLNKHLKEDTVVLVPLALENWQQQIEVPQFAFVLGPQIQFIKMDTAGWRWLATLQANTPNKKSDEFKISTVKQSDFKTDAQYKLYKQLENERVLSKQDKADKAINQPNAMEQIASALWVRVDSDIYQLQDLSQRKIAAVNPDAFAGYLLVAHLLQKNGVPPSDYRTQFVDYPIELTLSTLASGAVEAAIAPLCLMEEMAAQGKIEQSQYRLINPVTTDSNCQSSTKIYPNWTLAATREAPAALTEQINQYLFSTGSQDTDHSSALEFDEAANLRWLTPESNSDAERILYEMGQHPAQKSLGTHLFDWIKSHRWWMSIIVFVVLISTINYGWMSWLAWRRRQQIDSQNRLIRDYDQQLRQTERFAVIGEMSGAIAHEINQPLATIQNYAQGLLIRSQNNKVNKEAIEQKSVETALQQIVNETERAAAVIKNIRHWAGRAQPNEVSVDITATHEQCVLLLGDKGADTRFWFASDYQYLQLPNLLLDQLLINSLLNAQQQGATIIMLRCEIEEYQGDEWLVLRVTDDAGGFNEAQLIKNNIKNESQPYLNHQHAIRSTKPDGLGLGLMICQCLCKSLNGKMTIGNVNAEDELANVQMTHRHYQQYLKPSVVSKSHITQANKSYSLAHKMGAQVSFYLPTSFILR
- a CDS encoding cytochrome c, which gives rise to MKKWPLIIVITAVIGLAMAFIIGQLLPNMRTTNSDLAVNITDPALIKQGAYVARTADCVACHTTLGGKEYAGGLPMLTPLGAIYSTNITPDKATGIGNYTFNEFKNAVKHGVRSDNSALYPAMPYPSYQIMPDDDMAAMYAFFMSEVKAVNQPNLKSELPPIANWRWPLAYWQVLFDRKRDFVSETDDAVIARGQYLVEGPGHCGSCHTERGIGFQEIALSNADSNEYLSGAIIDGWRAKSIRGEHRGLGTWTIAELNDFFKTGRTDTTAAFGAMAEVVEHSTQYMTDADLNAMSSYLKTLTPAPNKEVTLPEKKDITTEKLLAGNYDSRGALLYVEYCTVCHRADGKGVPRIFPALDGNSAVYARNADSVLQITLGGGRMPKTPHDRMAFTMPEFTNLADADIAEVVNYVRNSWTNQAPEITVNDVVKMRAFLAKKPKTGTDIAPDLSVKDLDAAAKGAK
- a CDS encoding c-type cytochrome, with translation MNHLSDTNSIAPRRLSISVFTAVACAVAISGCSQPEPAERNPVEYKLVTTDDANKDIGSYVLPQDTSILDEPNAEKIIYGKRLLNETKRLLPDNVGAQMNCNSCHIAQGKIPLGDPYINSHNFYPRVMPRSGKEVDLTMRINGCFQRSMNGKPLKPESDEMLAILAYMEWLSQNTPKTQKVNIDNTGKVDESLIPDPVQGEKIYYAQCATCHGDNGEGIKDSRGDIIFPPLWGDESFNIGAGLARTYKAAAFVKYNMPIGIQTQGLWGHGNVLSDQDAVDVAEFFTHKPRPDFAKKNGDWPTAPKPKDARY
- a CDS encoding FdhF/YdeP family oxidoreductase — encoded protein: MRKIPVYTHPAAGWPALIASTRKLMDYSAFLRGSLSVLSSNQPKGGFDCPGCAWPDHKSHKALDVCETGIKVIASEAMSTRADAQFFAKHTVKELQGWSGYELEHIGRLSEPLYYDAAQDHYIPISWQDAYARIAKQLQKLDSPDEALFYTSGRITNEPAFMFQLFVRCFGTNNLPDCSNMCHEPTSVMLGKQLGIGKATVVLEDFEQAKLIIMFGQNPATNHPRMLEMLAHAHKQGCRILSVNPMREQGLKAFRNPQKPSHMVAGKSDAVVDDVIQIQIGGDAALLTGMAKWLTKNNKMNTDFIEQHTSGLEALDTWLRQQSWADVERGCGISKEEIINLARLVADSPATICTWGMGITQHVQGDDNVAMITNLLLLMGMIGIDGAGASPVRGHSNVQGDRTMGIHERPKQSLLDSLERVFERPMPQEDGLDVIAGAKAMIDGKIKAFVSMGGNYAVAAPDSSAIQQALTNNQLNIFVATKLNETMLYPGVDNLILPCVGRTERLITAKGEQFATIEDSMCQIVATQGRLDPISNTLKSEAQIIADIATQLFGAESSIPWQAMAEDFNVTRDYIAQAIEGFEDFNQRIRAADRGFHLYHPARHRQWNTESGKAQFEVPKYPITYVASQMTERTAKFAADSKQKIDINSDINNAQNNSTSNSQNNTQASEQAVWQLTSVRSHDQFNTMIFGFQDRYRQTDRRDVLFMHPDEMSRLGWQKGDTVMVSRQDSKDQQRTLGPLILTEMDIAANAVATYYPECNDLIDLDTHAPDSKIPAYKSLTVVLQRVSADTRLADSA